TGGTCGGCGCCACGGCGGCCTGGCACCTGCTCAAGGGCAAGCGCGACGAGGCCACCCGCATGATGTTCTCCATGGCGCTGTGGATGGCACTGCTGGTGGCGCCGGTGCAGGCCTTCATCGGCGACCTGCACGGCCTCAACACCCTGAAATACCAGCCGGCCAAGGTGGCGGCGATGGAGGGTCACTGGGAAACCTCCCGCGGCGTGCCGCTGCTGCTGTTCGGCATCCCCGACATGCAGGCGGAAACCACCCACTACGCCATCGGCATCCCGCGCCTGGCCAGCCTGATCCTCACCCATGACCTCGACGGCGAGATCAAGGGCCTCAAGGAATGGGCGCCGCAGGACCGGCCCAACGTACCGATCGTGTTCTGGAGCTTCCGCGTGATGGTCGGCCTGGGCCTGGCGATGATCCTCTGCGGCGTCATCGGCCTGTGGCTGCGCCGTGGCGGCCGGCTGTACGAGGCGCGCGGTTTCCAGCGCCTGATGCTGCTGATGGGCCCGTCCGGGCTGATCGCCATCCTCGCCGGCTGGGTGACCACCGAGGTCGGCCGCCAGCCCTGGGTGATCTACGGCCTGCTGCGCACCTCGGACGCGGTGTCCAACCACAGCGCCACGCAGATGGGCGTGTCGCTGAGCATCTTCGTGGTGGTGTACCTCGCCGTGTTCGGCGTCGGCATCACCTACCTGTTGCGCATGATGCGCAAGGGCCCGGTGCTGGGCCTGCTGCATGCCCATGAACCCGCCGAAGCCGGTGGCCCGGGCCACTCGCGTACGCCGTCGCGCCCACTGTCGGCCGCCGAAGACAGTGTCGAAGACGAACAGGAGCAACGCCCATGAGCATCGACCTGCCGCTGATCTGGGCCGGGGTGATCGCCTTCGGCATCTTCATGTACGTGGTGATGGATGGCTTCGATCTGGGTATCGGCATCCTCTACCCCTTCTTCCGTGACAAGGACGAGCGCGACGCCATGATGAACACCGTGGCGCCGATCTGGGACGGCAACGAGACCTGGCTGGTGCTGGGCGGCGCCGGGCTGTTCGCCGCCTTCCCGCTGGCCTACTCGGTGGTGCTCACGGCGCTCTACCTGCCGCTGCTGATCATGCTGATCGCGCTGATCTTCCGCGGCGTGGCCTTCGAGTTCCGCTTCAAGGCCAAGCGCACCCGCCATGTGTGGGACGCCGCCTTCATCTGGGGCTCGATCGTCGCCACCTTCGCCCAGGGCGTGGTGCTCGGTGCCTTTATCGAAGGGATCAAGGTGGAGAATCGGCAGTTCGCCGGGGGGGCCTTCGACTGGCTGGCGCCCTTCCCGCTGTTCTGCGGCGCCGGCCTGGTGGCCGGCTACGCCATGCTCGGCTGCGCCTGGCTGCTGATGAAGACCGAGGGCAAGCTGCGCCACAAGATGTACAAGCTGATGCTGCCGCTGACCAGCCTGCTGCTGCTGTTCATCGCTGTGGTCAGCATCT
This DNA window, taken from Pseudomonas alcaligenes, encodes the following:
- a CDS encoding cytochrome ubiquinol oxidase subunit I, giving the protein MFGLDALELGRLQFAFTISFHIIFPAISIGLASYLAVLEGLWLKTKREVYYDLYRFWLQIFAVTFGMGVVSGVVMSYQFGTNWAGLSTAAGSIMGPLLTYEVLTAFFLEAGFLGIMLFGMNKVGRGLHFFATLMVAIGTLISTFWILSSNSWMQTPQGHSLVDGVFYPESWWDIVFNPSFPYRLAHMAVAAFLSTAFVVGATAAWHLLKGKRDEATRMMFSMALWMALLVAPVQAFIGDLHGLNTLKYQPAKVAAMEGHWETSRGVPLLLFGIPDMQAETTHYAIGIPRLASLILTHDLDGEIKGLKEWAPQDRPNVPIVFWSFRVMVGLGLAMILCGVIGLWLRRGGRLYEARGFQRLMLLMGPSGLIAILAGWVTTEVGRQPWVIYGLLRTSDAVSNHSATQMGVSLSIFVVVYLAVFGVGITYLLRMMRKGPVLGLLHAHEPAEAGGPGHSRTPSRPLSAAEDSVEDEQEQRP
- the cydB gene encoding cytochrome d ubiquinol oxidase subunit II — its product is MSIDLPLIWAGVIAFGIFMYVVMDGFDLGIGILYPFFRDKDERDAMMNTVAPIWDGNETWLVLGGAGLFAAFPLAYSVVLTALYLPLLIMLIALIFRGVAFEFRFKAKRTRHVWDAAFIWGSIVATFAQGVVLGAFIEGIKVENRQFAGGAFDWLAPFPLFCGAGLVAGYAMLGCAWLLMKTEGKLRHKMYKLMLPLTSLLLLFIAVVSIWTPLAHESIAQRWFTLPNLFYFIPVPTLVAVTILGIVRAVHLKIDWQPFVLTLALIALAYTGLAISLWPNIIPPAVSIWEASAPASSQAFALVGVVFMVPIILIYTAYSYWVFRGKVKVGEGYH